A single region of the Halosegnis marinus genome encodes:
- a CDS encoding HNH endonuclease — MPSLPKADLHKRMLGAIAGSVSDCSNPGRQPLSFVLAPTGRAYHVYMFTLSQSDPTGEHRDEDEYRIDIRLPEHDNGDRSPVTPTRSEEWTVVICGYDPETELFVLWDDDLYSDGYAWVRHLQVDRQALDDALDDGLGFQERNGGDGGERVIAATKEKLSDALHMRHRLVNIRQLLNAYLPNDWRDIPSHHTSDEVYYLELIAEYILERTDPDSSMADRRSEAESKITAIDGTLLDRCGVSSSDEFDNLFERIDDEWHEIPSAKDIAQAKATIEEQLDEEPELEESTSPPSPTLRGPERETETVQRTARDSAFSGIVRDAYDYQCAICGSERRSPSGNPEVEAAHIYPKRLNGRDDVRNGLALCKLHHWAFDTGWLSLTDDHEVLVRDAPNINGFADFEPLATTKIQLPEDPAEHPHERYLEAHRKIHDFG, encoded by the coding sequence ATGCCAAGCCTTCCCAAAGCGGATCTTCACAAACGGATGCTGGGAGCAATTGCTGGATCAGTCAGTGACTGCAGCAATCCAGGCCGTCAGCCGCTCTCGTTTGTCCTTGCCCCTACGGGCCGAGCGTACCATGTCTATATGTTTACGCTCTCACAGTCGGATCCTACTGGGGAGCACCGTGATGAGGATGAGTATCGGATTGATATCAGGCTCCCGGAGCACGATAATGGGGACCGATCACCAGTAACTCCGACCCGCTCGGAAGAGTGGACTGTTGTGATTTGTGGATATGACCCTGAGACAGAGCTTTTCGTGTTGTGGGACGATGATCTGTACTCCGATGGATATGCATGGGTTCGCCACCTGCAGGTAGATCGCCAAGCTCTCGATGACGCTCTCGATGACGGATTGGGATTTCAAGAGCGGAACGGCGGCGACGGAGGCGAGCGAGTCATTGCTGCAACGAAGGAAAAGCTCAGTGACGCGCTTCACATGCGACATCGACTGGTAAATATCCGACAGTTGCTGAATGCCTACCTGCCGAACGACTGGCGTGATATCCCCTCACACCACACATCGGACGAGGTCTACTATCTCGAACTCATAGCTGAATACATCCTCGAGCGCACAGATCCCGATAGTTCGATGGCCGACCGGCGCTCAGAGGCCGAATCGAAGATTACCGCTATCGATGGCACACTGCTTGACCGGTGTGGTGTGAGCTCTAGCGATGAGTTTGACAACTTGTTTGAACGGATTGACGATGAGTGGCACGAAATTCCATCGGCTAAGGATATTGCCCAGGCTAAAGCAACCATCGAGGAGCAACTTGACGAGGAGCCTGAGTTAGAGGAGAGTACCTCCCCGCCATCCCCGACATTACGAGGGCCCGAAAGAGAAACAGAAACCGTTCAGCGAACAGCGCGTGACAGTGCGTTCTCCGGAATAGTTCGGGACGCATACGACTACCAGTGTGCGATCTGTGGCTCGGAACGCCGGTCGCCAAGCGGGAATCCGGAGGTTGAAGCGGCCCACATCTATCCGAAGCGCCTGAATGGCCGGGATGACGTTCGAAACGGGCTTGCGTTGTGTAAACTCCACCATTGGGCATTTGATACAGGCTGGCTTTCACTTACCGACGATCACGAGGTCCTTGTGCGCGATGCCCCCAATATCAATGGCTTTGCTGACTTCGAACCGTTGGCAACAACGAAAATTCAGTTACCAGAAGACCCCGCGGAACATCCACACGAGAGGTATCTGGAAGCACACCGGAAAATCCACGACTTTGGCTGA
- a CDS encoding DNA adenine methylase — protein MTTSIFPYPGGKSYLAPWIIEHFPAHQCYVEVFGGGASVLLTKQPSHTEIYNDRDGDLVQFFGVLRDHKDELVEWLDMTPYARDQHEEWSKEFYNGERPDDPIERAGRFFYLRYSQYAAKYRTKSGFASASQRNKARKLRNATDKLHEFAERFHNVQIENLDYADVMEQYDSEDTFFYADPPYMDEGDALYRHGEFDHDRFVDALESLDGRWAVSYQRVPSRLKDYWIIEKGRAQFMNKQHDNTTRSNDATERLIMNYDPDNVSRFRTPDQTTLPGVDSS, from the coding sequence ATGACGACATCTATTTTCCCGTATCCTGGTGGGAAGTCATATCTCGCCCCCTGGATCATCGAGCATTTCCCTGCGCATCAGTGCTATGTCGAAGTCTTCGGAGGCGGAGCGTCAGTGTTGCTAACGAAGCAGCCCAGCCACACTGAGATATACAACGATCGCGATGGGGACCTTGTCCAGTTTTTCGGCGTGCTTCGTGACCACAAGGACGAGCTCGTAGAATGGTTGGATATGACTCCCTACGCTCGCGACCAACACGAAGAATGGTCGAAGGAATTCTACAACGGTGAGCGGCCTGATGATCCGATTGAACGGGCAGGGCGATTCTTTTACCTACGATACTCTCAGTATGCGGCTAAATACCGGACGAAGTCCGGATTTGCGTCCGCTTCACAACGAAACAAAGCGAGGAAGCTTCGGAATGCGACAGATAAGCTGCACGAGTTCGCTGAACGCTTTCACAATGTTCAGATCGAGAACCTGGACTACGCTGATGTAATGGAACAGTATGACAGCGAGGATACGTTCTTCTATGCGGATCCACCGTATATGGACGAAGGTGATGCCCTGTACCGGCATGGCGAATTTGACCATGATCGGTTTGTGGATGCGCTTGAATCGCTGGACGGCAGGTGGGCAGTCTCATATCAACGGGTCCCGTCTCGCCTCAAGGACTACTGGATCATCGAGAAAGGTCGAGCCCAATTCATGAATAAGCAACATGACAACACGACTCGGAGCAACGATGCGACCGAGCGGCTGATCATGAATTATGATCCTGACAACGTTTCCCGGTTTAGGACTCCCGACCAAACGACACTCCCGGGTGTCGATTCCAGTTAG